ACGATTACGAACCGGAATACGTTTCTCGCGGTCGCCGTGGACGTCGCGATTTCGACGGTCCGATTTTCGAACGCACCGGTCGCGATTCTCGTGAACGTGGCGGTTTCCGCAAGGGCCGTGACGAATTCGATGAAGGTCGCCGTTCCGACAAGCGTGGGAAACACGGTTCTGAAAAGCGCGGAACCCGCGATTTCGGCGAAGGATTCCATGTAGCCAGCGAACCGCGTGAAGCAAGACGTGGCCGCAGATCTAGCGAAAAAGGTCGCGGACGCAGCAGCCGCGGAGGCCGCAGAGGAAGATAGTTGATGGACGCATGCAATAAAGTCGCCCTCTACGCCAGTTACCAAACCGGGGAAGACCTCCCCGGCTATGTCCGCTTTGCGCTCAAGCATCTCGCTGAGACCGACTTCAAGGTCGTCCTCCTCACGAATCGCCGAACGCTTTCGAGCGACACCTACGATTTTCTGAAGGAAAATCACATCGAGCTTTTCCTCACCGAAAATCGCGGATTTGACTTTGGCATGTGGCGGCGTTATTTGCAACTGCAGGCGAACCGAACAGACGCAGCCGGCAACTACGTTCCCGGCGTCATCACGCGCGATGTGGAACGCTTGTTGCTCATCAACGATTCCATCGTCTATTACCAAAACAAATTCAAAGAATTCTTTGAACGTGCCGAAAAAAGCAATGCAGACGTCGTCTCACTCACAAGCAATGACGAATTTGCGCCGCATCTGCAATCGTTCTTCTTGTACATGAAACCCGCCGCACTAGGCGTGTTCTTCTTGCACATTTTCGAGACTCCCGAACAGACCGAATTCTACGATGTCACCCGCAAGCTCGAAGTCGGCTTGAGCGAAAAATTCACCGAAGCCGAAGTCATCATGGAATCGCTCTACCACACGGAACGCCCCGTGTTCTTCGCATACGACGAGCTCATCCAACAAGGCGCTGGTTTCGTGAAGCGCAAGCTCTTGGAACGCCGTTTCAACTACGAAGAAAAGAAGCACTTCGTACGCCATCACGCCTACGACGCCCTCAACAAGGACTACACCGCACTCATTCTAGAAGCCGGGCTAGATGCAGACTTTGACGAGAGTTGGCTCCCGAAAAGCAACGAGACCCGCGCAGAGCGCATCAAGGACTTTATCTGGGAAAAAGGATTCCAGCTCGTCGGCTTCCCCGCTAAACGCCTACTCGATAAAATCAAGAAAGGTGATTCCCGATCATAGTCGGGAATGACAATTAGCCTTAAAACGGCAAGTCGAATTCTTCCTCTTGAGCGCGTTTTAGCTGATTGCGCAGTTCAGTCGCGAACTTGCGCGGAACAGGCCTCGAAGGCGGAAGTACGTTCACGGAAAGTTCATCAGAAACACAATAATTTACGGCTCCATTTTCCGACACAGAGTAAGTGACGACCTTATAGGAATCGCCCATGCTCAATTCGTTCAAGGCCGCAGCCGATCCATCCTTAGAATTACGAAGTTGCTCACGGACTTTTTCGATCTGCTCTGCAGTAGACGGCGTATTCCACACAATCGCAAGCTGAGCGTAATCATTCCGCGGAATCTCTACAATGTCGCCTTGCTTAAAACGAATCGTCTTGGGATCACGACCTTTATAAGGCTCTTTATTGCAGACCCTCAACTGTCTCGGGAGATTACTCGGTCCTTCACTTTTTAGCCACAAAGAGCCATCTTCGAGGTAACGCCAGCACGAAACATAGTCGGTAGAATGCATCATAGAACCTATCGGCAATTCCGTCACAAAAAAGCCATAGGCATCATTTGATTTTTTCTTGACAATTTTACGAATACACTTTTCGGCATCCGCCAAAGACTGATAGTACCCCACCTCACTTTCCATCAAATGGAAACAAGGGCAGACAGAGGGGCGAATCGCAAGCTCATCCTTATCGATACTAAAACTCTCTTTTTTGCTAAACATATAGCGAAAAACACGTAAAACGAACAGATTTGTATTGTTTTCGAACTGTTGCATCGTATTCACCTCTCTTTTTATTCAAAATAACAGGTATAATTTATAAAATCGTACTGACATATAATGACATTTTGAATATATTAAGAAGAACATCAGTAAAGCAGGTATGGAATGAAGAAATTTGGTTTAACAGCGATTGGTTTTGCTGCTTTTTGGGCATCGTTATGGATGGCGGGCTGTGGCTCTGACGGAAACCCTGCCACCGGCAATGGCGACATTGACCCGAACCAGCCGATTTCTCTTTTCGATACTTTGAGCGTTCCGAGCGCAGCCAACTTGCCCGCCTGCGATGCAAGCCGTGAAGGTCGCGCATTCTTTGTGCAGAACGAGAACTTGCCGCGACTTTGCGTAAAAGGTTCTTGGCGCAGTGCAGCGGACTCCACAGACTTTAGCGTCACATGCAGCGACGGATTTCTGCACGCGGTTGACAAAATTTCGCCAACCGGAACAATCGTCGGTAGCGCAGACACGGTCTTTGTCGAAGGCTTCGTTTCGCCGATTTCTGGCATTGCGCAAAAAGGACCGTTCGTCTTTGGCACAAGCGTTACCGTCACCGAAGCGAACAAGGAATTCAACACCGAGACTTACCAAAAAGCAGAAGGCTGCATCCTCACGAATGACGGCCGCTACTTCTTTAACGAAGTCCACTCAAATTCCAACTGCGTGAAAATCAGGGCAACCGGTTTTTACCGCAACGAAGTGACAGGCAGAGTTTCAAACAACCCCATTACGCTTGCTGCAAAGACTTGCTCGCCCGAACATGCGAACGTGAACATTCTCACGCATATCACTATCCCGCGCATCGAGCAGCTCACGATGAACCACATTGACTTCGCCGAAGCCAAGGCGCAGGCGGAGCGCGAAGCATTTGCCGCATTCGGGATTGACACGGTCATGCTTTATTCGCAGCCGTACTTCACCGACGGACGCACCGACAAGCCCGTTGCCGAAGATTTGGACATGTTCGGGAATAGCGAATACAGTGCCGCACTGTTTGCCATCTCCGCCATGATTCAAGGCGAGCGCAGCGAGAACGACATGATGAATCTCGCGAACAATCTCGCCGAAGACCTCAAGGGCGATGGCACTTGGAACGACCAGAACTGGAAAATTCAAATCGCCGACTGGATTGTAGGTCTCGACACGCTCTGGAAATACAACGACATTCGCAACAACGTTTCATCGTGGGGCATGAGCATTCCGAACTTCGAACGTTATATGCGCGCGTTTATCCCTATCGCTTACGGATTCGAGCCATGCACTGACGCCAACGCAGGGCAAGTCACTTACGTCAATCAAGGTCAAAGCGCCCTTTTCGCAAACGACTACGAGCACGCTGACCATTCCAGAGTCCGATTCATCTGCGATGCAAATTCCAAGGAATGGCGTATTGCGCAGCCCATCGAAAAAGACACGGCAGGATTTGGCCCCGGCGAATACGACAAAGAAGTCCGCGAAGGCCGCGTGAATCACGACAACTATTACATCTTCGAGACCGCCACAAACGCATGGCGCGTTGCTACCCCGCAAGAAGCCGATGGTTTCACCGACCTCGTTGAAGTTTATGCAAATCTCAAGTCCGATGAAAAAGCGGTCTTCATCATCCGCCACAGCGAACGCACCGATGACACGGGCCCGAACGGCCACTTGACCAGCAACGGAAAAACATACGCCCGCAATTTAGGCACCCGCCTCGCGACGATCGCCAAGGAAGATTTTTACTACGGTTATTCGGGCTACACACGCACGCAAGAAACTTGCGAAGAAATCGCCATCGGAAAAGGCCAAACTGGCCACACACTCAACATCCTCCCCTACATGGACGGAGCCTGGTATATCAAGGACGAAGCCACCGCCAACAACTATATCAACGCCGAAGGTGGCTGGGTCGTATTTTCCAAGTACGGTTTTACAGGCGCCTATCCAGACGCATTCTACGATTTAGAGACACGCAGCGAAGAACTCTTGAAAAACAACATTCTCGCAAACCTCCCGGCCATGAAACGCGTAAACGTCATGTGCACGCACGATTACCTGGTCGTGCCGCTCCTCGCCTACACCACCAACGGTCACGCGAACGTGCGCTACTACGAAAAATGGCGCTGGGTCAATTACCTCTCGGGCGTTGCAATGATTATCTCCGCTGACGGTTCCGTGCGTTACGTCCCCGTCAAGGGACTTGAATCGGGAACAATGTAATTACTTGCGCTTCGCACGGATTTTCGGATCGAGCCTATGCTGTAACATCGTAAGCACGCGAGTCAAAATCCAGATGATGATCAGGTAAATAATTGCCGTCATAATCAACGGGAAGAACGCCTCGTAAGTGCGACTGCGGATAATATCCGACGCTTTTGTCAAATCCAGGATGGCGATATAGCCCACCACCGATGTCATCTTCACCATGCTAATAAATTCGCCTTGGAACACCGGCAAAAAGTGGTGTGCCGCCTGCGGAAAGACGATTTTGAAGAACGCACGAGGTTTCGTATAGCCGAGCGCAAGCGCAGCTTCCATTTGTCCTTTATCGACCGCCAAGATTCCCGTGCGCATAATTTCGGCAGCGTAGGCGCCAAAGTTCATACCAAAGCCGATAATGGCAACCCACACGCCATCAAGCCCCGTACGCGCAAACACGATGTAGAACAGCACCATCAAAAGCACGACCGACGGAATTCCTTGCAAAAGGCGGATGTAGCCAAGTGCAAAAATATTGGCGTATTGCCTACGCGAGAGGCGCAACATGCAAAAGCCAAAGCCAATCAGCGAGCCCAAAATCCCCGAAAGGATAGAAATAAAGATAGTCACGCCAACACCTTGCGCCACAAGCTTCCAGCGGTCTTCACGAATAAATGTTCTCTCGAAGCTTTTCTTTAAAGAACCCCAAAAGGTTTCTTCATAAGGGGCAACAGCCTCTTCTTCTGCAGTCCGTTTTACAATGGCAACGACTCCACCATCATAAACAGGAGTAGAAAAATTAACGCTTCGCTTTCGTTCTGCGGTAACGGTAATCTCCCCCACGGCCAAATCACTTGCGCCAGACACGATCGACGGCAATATGGATTCAAAATTCATATTCACAATTTCAAGTCCATAACCATAAGCCTCACAAAAACGGACAACCCAATCAATATCATAACCAACAATAGCATTGTCCTTAATGTAAACAAACGGGGCTACCTCCACATTCGTGGCCAAGTGAAGTGTTCCATTGGTCGCTTTCAACTTTGACAAATCAATTTTCTTGAGCGATTCATCGGATCCAAACCAGACTGATTCCAAATCAGTTTGCAAACCTTGTTTGATAGAATTTTGAATAAATTCTGTCATTTGTGCACACAACTTTTCACCTTTTTCACTTTTTGAGAAAGCAAAGGCATAGTTAGCCTTTTCTAAAATCTTATTTACAATTTCAACTTCTTTACGACCTTCTACCAAAAGCCTTGCGGTAGGCTCATCAACTAGCATGGCATCCAATTTTCCAGCATCAATCGATTTGACCATATCAGCATAAGTATTGAAAAACAGGGACTTCGCTGTCGGGAAAAATTCATTCAATACTTTATCGAAAACTCCTCCTGTAATAAGGCCAATCTTAGCGCCATCGCGATTCAAGCTTTTAATCATGTCTTCAGGATTTTTCGCTACCTGTTGCTTAGCTTTACCATCAAGAATCTGCACCGCCATCACGCATTCAGAAACGTAAATAGGGTGCGATAGATAATTTTTCTCCTTGAATATAGGAGTTGCACTAAGCGTTGCCGCCGCAAAATCATACATTCCCGTTTCGATGCCAAGAATCACCGATTCGAAAGCCACGTCATGGACCTCAATGCCGCAACCTTTTTCCTTGCAGAAACGAGCCATCAAATCCATTTCGTAGCCGACAATTTTGCCATTCTTGATGTATTCAAACGGCGGATTCACGGCGCTCGTCGCCATTTTGTACGTAGGCATCCCCGGTTTTGCCTTCGGGAATTCCACGACCTTTTTCTCTTCATTTTCACCGAGCCAAATGTTATCAATCGAATCCAGCATTCCTGACAGATGCATCTTGTCGATAAACTCATCCATTTCGTCACGAAGCGCTTTAGCCTTGTCATTTTTCGGGAAAACAATCACAATATCCATCGGCTCGAAATCGGCATGAATATAAGCAAGGTTTGGATTTTCGAGTGCGGCATAGCGGATCACAGGTTCGTCATTGATAAAGCCATCCAGCTTGCCGTTCGCCACCATGTAAGCCATGTCCGGAGTAGACTTGTAATACTTGATTTCGGCCTTGGGGAGCATTCGGCGCGTTTCTTTATCGACAAAGACAAAACCCGTTTGCATTCCAAGTACAAGATTCTCGTTCTTGTTCATGTCCGCAATGGAATTGTACTTGAGGTGCAATTTTCTAAATCGTGGCGGAACATCCTTCAATGCAGAATCACGCCCTTCTTCGTAGCCAATTGTATATTGCGGGTCATTCAGCTGGGCCGCACTTTCAATTTTACGTACTTCTTCATCGCAGCCCGTCAACAAAACCGTCAAAGCCATAAGACATGTCAAATATTCGAGAATCTTTTTCATAGCACCCCCTATTTGACATGGAAAT
This genomic stretch from Fibrobacter sp. UWB2 harbors:
- a CDS encoding phosphoglycerate mutase family protein yields the protein MKKFGLTAIGFAAFWASLWMAGCGSDGNPATGNGDIDPNQPISLFDTLSVPSAANLPACDASREGRAFFVQNENLPRLCVKGSWRSAADSTDFSVTCSDGFLHAVDKISPTGTIVGSADTVFVEGFVSPISGIAQKGPFVFGTSVTVTEANKEFNTETYQKAEGCILTNDGRYFFNEVHSNSNCVKIRATGFYRNEVTGRVSNNPITLAAKTCSPEHANVNILTHITIPRIEQLTMNHIDFAEAKAQAEREAFAAFGIDTVMLYSQPYFTDGRTDKPVAEDLDMFGNSEYSAALFAISAMIQGERSENDMMNLANNLAEDLKGDGTWNDQNWKIQIADWIVGLDTLWKYNDIRNNVSSWGMSIPNFERYMRAFIPIAYGFEPCTDANAGQVTYVNQGQSALFANDYEHADHSRVRFICDANSKEWRIAQPIEKDTAGFGPGEYDKEVREGRVNHDNYYIFETATNAWRVATPQEADGFTDLVEVYANLKSDEKAVFIIRHSERTDDTGPNGHLTSNGKTYARNLGTRLATIAKEDFYYGYSGYTRTQETCEEIAIGKGQTGHTLNILPYMDGAWYIKDEATANNYINAEGGWVVFSKYGFTGAYPDAFYDLETRSEELLKNNILANLPAMKRVNVMCTHDYLVVPLLAYTTNGHANVRYYEKWRWVNYLSGVAMIISADGSVRYVPVKGLESGTM
- a CDS encoding ABC transporter permease subunit (The N-terminal region of this protein, as described by TIGR01726, is a three transmembrane segment that identifies a subfamily of ABC transporter permease subunits, which specificities that include histidine, arginine, glutamine, glutamate, L-cystine (sic), the opines (in Agrobacterium) octopine and nopaline, etc.), yielding MKKILEYLTCLMALTVLLTGCDEEVRKIESAAQLNDPQYTIGYEEGRDSALKDVPPRFRKLHLKYNSIADMNKNENLVLGMQTGFVFVDKETRRMLPKAEIKYYKSTPDMAYMVANGKLDGFINDEPVIRYAALENPNLAYIHADFEPMDIVIVFPKNDKAKALRDEMDEFIDKMHLSGMLDSIDNIWLGENEEKKVVEFPKAKPGMPTYKMATSAVNPPFEYIKNGKIVGYEMDLMARFCKEKGCGIEVHDVAFESVILGIETGMYDFAAATLSATPIFKEKNYLSHPIYVSECVMAVQILDGKAKQQVAKNPEDMIKSLNRDGAKIGLITGGVFDKVLNEFFPTAKSLFFNTYADMVKSIDAGKLDAMLVDEPTARLLVEGRKEVEIVNKILEKANYAFAFSKSEKGEKLCAQMTEFIQNSIKQGLQTDLESVWFGSDESLKKIDLSKLKATNGTLHLATNVEVAPFVYIKDNAIVGYDIDWVVRFCEAYGYGLEIVNMNFESILPSIVSGASDLAVGEITVTAERKRSVNFSTPVYDGGVVAIVKRTAEEEAVAPYEETFWGSLKKSFERTFIREDRWKLVAQGVGVTIFISILSGILGSLIGFGFCMLRLSRRQYANIFALGYIRLLQGIPSVVLLMVLFYIVFARTGLDGVWVAIIGFGMNFGAYAAEIMRTGILAVDKGQMEAALALGYTKPRAFFKIVFPQAAHHFLPVFQGEFISMVKMTSVVGYIAILDLTKASDIIRSRTYEAFFPLIMTAIIYLIIIWILTRVLTMLQHRLDPKIRAKRK